GAGCAAACGATCTTTTCAGAAATTCCATGATTTTCACCTCTTTCAAAGCTTTCTTATGCCGAGATCTCCTTCTGCGTTTTTCGAACCACCGGTTTCTCCCTCTTCTATTTCAGTGACCGGCCTGTCCGTGAAAAGATAGGTCCTCAGAGCCTTGTCCCATCCCAGCATATTCCTTCTCAACCATTCCAGAAGCATGGCGGCGTGTTCCATCTCTTCATTCCTGTTGTGTTCAAGGATTTTTCTCACGGTCTCATCTTCTGTGGTTGCGACCCTCTGATGATACCACGCAACCGCTTCTATCTCTTCTTTGAGACTGTTCAACGCTCTCACGAAATCTCTGTCCCTCCCTGTGAGTTCTTCAATCGGCTCATGATATTGATCGGCCATTTTTTCACCTCCATTGAAATCTTTCAAAAATGAAAACTCCAGTTAAATTATATCAGATAAAATTCAGTTAGGAAAAAACAAGCAAAGCCTTCCCCAGGGGGAGCTCCTATTCCGGGGCTGAGAGGAGGACGGAAGTCCTCGACCCCTAGAACCTGATCCGGGTAATGCCGGCGGAGGGAATGGGGAGGGCGAGAAGAAAACCCTCCGCCTTCGTGCGGAGGAATTTTATTTTTCTTAAGGGGGTGTTCTCATGAAAGATGTGGTGATCTCGAAATTGATCGTCGATGAGTATTTCGAAAAACTCCGAAACAGTCTGGAACTCGATGTTGCAATCGTCGGAGCTGGTCCGAGTGGGCTAACGGCGGCTTACGAATTGTCGAAGAAGAGATTCAAAGTGGCGGTATTCGAAGAGAGAAACGTTCCAGGTGGTGGAATCTGGGGTGGAGGAATGATGTTCAACGAGATTGTCCTGGAAAAAGAACTCGAAAGCTTCCTGAAGGAACTCGAAATAGACTACGTGATGAAGGAAGATCACATCGTGACGGACTCGGTTCACTTTGCTTCGGCTCTTCTCTACAGAGTGACGAAGAACGGAGTACCCGTGTTCAACAACGTCTCTGTGGAGGATGTGGCCGTTCAGGATGGAAGGGTGTGTGGCGTTGTGGTAAACTGGGGACCCACGGTGAGGCTGGGACTGCATGTTGATCCCATAACGATAAAGTCTTCCTTCGTGGTTGATGGAACAGGTCATCCTGCCAACGTCGTGTCACTCCTTGCGAAGCGGGGTTTTGTCGAAATGAAGACAGAATTCCCCATGGACGCTGATGAAGCAGAAGGATTCGTTGTGGAAAAAACCGGTGAGATATTTCCTGGGCTTCTCGTCTCTGGCATGGCAGTGTGTGCCGTGCACGGTGGACCGAGGATGGGTCCCATCTTCGGTGGCATGGTTCTGTCCGGTCAGAAAGTTGCAAGGTTGATAAGTGAAAAGCTGAGGTGAGATCATGACTCAGATGGAAATGGCACGGAAAGGTATCATCTCTGAAGAGATGAAGAAGGTTGCTGAGTACGAAGGTGTGGAAGTAGAAGAAGTTCGGCAAAAAATAGCGGAGGGAAAGGCTGTTCTTCCAAAGAACAGGCTTCACAGGATAGAGAAACCCATGATCGTGGGAGAGGATTTCACCGTGAAAGTGAACGCGAACATCGGAACA
This genomic window from Thermotoga sp. contains:
- a CDS encoding sulfide-dependent adenosine diphosphate thiazole synthase, whose product is MKDVVISKLIVDEYFEKLRNSLELDVAIVGAGPSGLTAAYELSKKRFKVAVFEERNVPGGGIWGGGMMFNEIVLEKELESFLKELEIDYVMKEDHIVTDSVHFASALLYRVTKNGVPVFNNVSVEDVAVQDGRVCGVVVNWGPTVRLGLHVDPITIKSSFVVDGTGHPANVVSLLAKRGFVEMKTEFPMDADEAEGFVVEKTGEIFPGLLVSGMAVCAVHGGPRMGPIFGGMVLSGQKVARLISEKLR
- a CDS encoding ferritin-like domain-containing protein, encoding MADQYHEPIEELTGRDRDFVRALNSLKEEIEAVAWYHQRVATTEDETVRKILEHNRNEEMEHAAMLLEWLRRNMLGWDKALRTYLFTDRPVTEIEEGETGGSKNAEGDLGIRKL